In Zingiber officinale cultivar Zhangliang chromosome 1A, Zo_v1.1, whole genome shotgun sequence, a genomic segment contains:
- the LOC122038261 gene encoding gibberellin 2-beta-dioxygenase-like — MAVLTKPSLEQVYLPTPPHRPRSYFSGIPVVDLSVTDSDALLVNACEEFGFFKVTNHGVPKELIARLEEEAIKFFSLSQMEKERYGPANPFGYGSRTIGGNGDVGWLEYLLLEINSESISHSSLDFLKEPRARSFCSALNEYVESMRKLASEVLELMAKGLRIEPRNIFSKVVMDEESDSVLRLNHYPPCPLLQGLNGSMTGLGEHTDPQLISVLRSNNTSGLEISLRDGTWVSVLPDAESFFINVGDSLQVLTNGRFRSVKHRVAANGYESRVSMVYFGGPPSGERLAPLPLLLGEGEQSMYREFTWCEYKRCAYKSRLSDNRLQQFEM, encoded by the exons ATGGCAGTCTTGACAAAGCCATCACTTGAGCAAGTCTACCTCCCAACGCCTCCGCACAGACCGCGAAGCTACTTCTCCGGCATTCCGGTCGTCGACCTGTCGGTGACGGACTCGGACGCCCTCCTCGTGAATGCCTGCGAAGAGTTTGGGTTCTTCAAGGTCACCAATCATGGAGTCCCCAAGGAGCTCATTGCCAGGCTAGAAGAAGAGGCCATCAAATTCTTCAGCCTTTCTCAGATGGAGAAGGAGCGTTATGGCCCTGCAAACCCTTTTGGTTACGGAAGCAGGACAATCGGTGGCAATGGTGATGTAGGTTGGCTGGAGTATCTCCTTTTGGAGATCAACTCCGAGTCCATTTCACATTCTTCCCTAGACTTCCTCAAAGAACCCCGTGCAAGATCTTTCTG CTCTGCTTTGAACGAGTACGTAGAATCAATGAGGAAGCTGGCAAGTGAGGTTTTGGAGTTGATGGCGAAAGGCTTGAGGATTGAGCCAAGGAACATCTTCAGCAAGGTGGTGATGGACGAGGAGAGCGATTCCGTGCTGAGGCTCAACCATTACCCTCCATGCCCACTGCTGCAAGGGCTGAATGGCAGCATGACTGGGCTCGGAGAGCACACTGACCCTCAGCTCATCTCAGTGCTGAGGTCAAACAACACCTCAGGGCTGGAGATCTCCTTGAGAGACGGCACCTGGGTCTCAGTCCTTCCTGATGCAGAATCCTTCTTCATCAACGTTGGTGATTCCTTGCAG GTTTTGACAAATGGGAGATTCAGGAGTGTGAAACACAGGGTGGCGGCCAACGGATACGAGTCCAGAGTGTCGATGGTCTACTTTGGGGGGCCTCCTTCCGGGGAGAGGTTGGCTCCTCTGCCTCTGCTGCTGGGCGAGGGAGAGCAGAGCATGTATAGGGAATTCACATGGTGTGAGTACAAAAGGTGTGCCTACAAAAGCAGGCTGTCAGACAATAGGCTGCAGCAATTTGAGATGTGA
- the LOC122038260 gene encoding mitogen-activated protein kinase 1-like encodes MEGGAQTTDAEMMEAGAQLPPQPAAGPAPQGLDNIQVTLSHGGRFIQYNIFGNIFEVTSKYKPPIMPIGKGAYGIVCSALNSETGEQVAIKKIANAFDNKIDGKRTLREIKLLRHMDHENIVAIRDIIPPSARNTFNDVYIAYELMDTDLHQIIRSNQAFSEEHCQYFLYQILRGLKYIHSANVLHRDLKPSNLLLNANCDLKICDFGLARTTSETDFMTEYVVTRWYRAPELLLNSSEYTAAIDVWSVGCIFMELMDRKPLFPGRDHVHQLRLLMELIGTPNETELDFLNDNARRYIGQLTRYPKQSLPEKFPHVNHTAIDLVEKMLTFDPRQRITVEEALAHPYLTALHDSSDEPVCMMPFSFDFEQQALSEEQMKELIYREALAFNPDHQQ; translated from the exons ATGGAGGGCGGAGCCCAGACGACAGACGCCGAGATGATGGAGGCGGGAGCGCAACTTCCGCCTCAGCCGGCCGCCGGTCCCGCCCCGCAGGGCCTAGACAACATCCAGGTGACGCTCAGCCACGGAGGACGGTTCATCCAGTACAACATATTTGGAAACATCTTCGAGGTCACCTCCAAATACAAACCCCCCATCATGCCGATTGGCAAGGGCGCCTATGGGATCGTATG CTCGGCTTTGAATTCCGAGACGGGCGAGCAGGTGGCGATAAAGAAAATTGCCAACGCATTCGATAACAAGATCGATGGGAAGAGGACTCTGCGGGAGATAAAGCTTTTAAGGCACATGGATCATGAAAAT ATTGTTGCAATCAGAGATATAATACCACCTTCTGCAAGGAACACATTCAATGATGTCTACATTGCTTATGAGTTGATGGACACAGATCTTCATCAAATTATTCGCTCAAATCAGGCTTTTTCTGAGGAGCATTGCCAG TATTTCCTTTATCAGATTCTTCGGGGGTTAAAGTACATTCATTCAGCAAATGTTCTCCACAGAGATCTGAAACCAAGCAATCTCCTCTTAAATGCCAATTGTGATCTGAAAATTTGTGACTTTGGGCTTGCTCGGACTACCTCAGAAACTGATTTTATGACAGAATATGTTGTTACAAGATGGTATCGAGCTCCAGAGCTATTGTTGAATTCTTCAGAATATACTGCAGCAATTGATGTGTGGTCTGTTGGTTGTATCTTCATGGAACTGATGGACCGGAAGCCTCTATTTCCTGGAAGGGATCATGTGCATCAATTAAGGTTATTGATGGAG CTTATTGGCACGCCGAATGAGACCGAATTGGATTTCCTGAATGACAATGCCAGAAGATACATTGGTCAACTCACTCGTTATCCAAAACAGTCCTTGCCTGAAAAATTTCCGCATGTTAATCATACAGCTATTGATCTCGTTGAAAAGATGCTAACATTTGATCCTAGGCAGCGAATAACTG TTGAAGAAGCTCTAGCACACCCTTACCTAACGGCTTTACACGACAGCAGCGACGAACCCGTGTGCATGATGCCCTTCAGCTTTGACTTCGAGCAGCAGGCACTTTCCGAGGAACAGATGAAAGAACTCATCTACCGGGAGGCTCTGGCGTTCAACCCTGATCACCAGCAATGA
- the LOC122038262 gene encoding protein GRAVITROPIC IN THE LIGHT 1-like, whose product MESYRLEPPSKLGTLDWSFNKIIHLRRHVASSAASACSIPDEDAYSIHKSKLSQNFSDSSTILLQDLNGFYKDKHQKQQESFFLKEKEAMESFLANLFARISAIKASYVQLQMAESPYDPDMIQSSDLAIVTELKQVSELKQTYFKNQLVIPHPDCDPNRAFAAQIEEQRNLIKTYRITIDKLKADLKIKDSESLTLQDELLESEKNNRVLDSKLHPGRSFSALDDLHPSGLNSTHFLTFLRCTFKSIQSFVKLMEKEMESAGWDLNAAATAIQPEVFQWKKPEHRTSVFESYVCGKMFSNFHHKSFNVDGLEGRLMWSSPEFFQEFTQLRCVEQIQKLSQHSAISSFIRAKYLELVHQKMEESFFGSLNHRAVLSSCQRFPNSTFFKHFVEMARGVWLLHCLFFSFKQDSDQSIFQAQRGSRFSEVYMESVVIDDKSSNKPSTVGFTVVPGFKVCSTLIQCKVYLSPADQCS is encoded by the coding sequence ATGGAATCTTATAGACTGGAGCCACCTTCTAAGTTGGGAACTTTAGATTGGAGTTTCAACAAGATCATCCATCTCCGCCGCCATGTCGCAAGCTCTGCTGCTAGTGCTTGTTCTATTCCCGATGAGGATGCCTATTCAATCCATAAATCCAAGCTGTCTCAAAACTTCAGTGACAGTTCCACCATCCTCTTACAAGATCTTAATGGTTTCTACAAAGACAAACACCAGAAGCAGCAAGAAAGTTTCTTTTTGAAGGAGAAAGAAGCCATGGAGTCTTTCCTTGCCAACCTTTTTGCACGCATCTCTGCAATTAAAGCTTCCTACGTTCAGCTCCAAATGGCAGAATCCCCATATGATCCTGACATGATACAGTCTTCTGATCTTGCAATTGTTACCGAGCTCAAACAAGTCTCAGAGCTCAAGCAGACCTACTTCAAGAACCAATTGGTCATCCCTCATCCTGATTGTGACCCTAACAGAGCCTTTGCTGCTCAGATTGAAGAGCAGAGAAATCTAATCAAGACCTATCGGATCACAATCGACAAGCTCAAGGCTGACCTCAAGATCAAGGATTCTGAGAGCCTCACACTGCAGGATGAGCTCCTTGAGTCAGAGAAAAATAACAGAGTTTTGGACTCAAAGCTCCACCCTGGCCGGTCCTTCTCAGCCTTGGATGATCTGCATCCCTCTGGCTTAAACTCTACCCATTTCCTCACTTTTCTTCGATGCACCTTCAAATCCATTCAGTCTTTTGTCAAATTAATGGAGAAGGAAATGGAGTCAGCTGGTTGGGACCTCAATGCCGCTGCAACTGCTATCCAACCCGAGGTGTTTCAGTGGAAGAAGCCCGAGCATCGAACTTCTGTGTTCGAGTCCTATGTGTGTGGCAAGATGTTCTCCAACTTCCACCACAAAAGTTTCAATGTTGATGGCTTGGAAGGCAGGCTGATGTGGAGTTCCCCCGAGTTCTTCCAAGAATTCACTCAACTCAGATGTGTTGAACAAATACAGAAGCTCAGTCAACACTCAGCAATCTCGAGCTTCATTAGAGCTAAGTATCTGGAACTCGTGCATCAGAAAATGGAAGAATCGTTCTTTGGAAGCCTCAATCACAGGGCTGTGCTGAGCTCCTGCCAGCGCTTCCCTAACTCAACATTCTTCAAACATTTTGTGGAGATGGCGAGGGGAGTGTGGCTTCTCCACTGCCTGTTCTTCTCATTCAAGCAAGACTCAGACCAGTCCATCTTCCAAGCCCAGCGGGGTAGCCGGTTCTCCGAGGTGTACATGGAGAGCGTAGTCATTGACGACAAATCCAGTAACAAACCCAGCACAGTTGGGTTCACCGTAGTTCCTGGGTTCAA